From Methanocella paludicola SANAE, a single genomic window includes:
- the cgi121 gene encoding KEOPS complex subunit Cgi121 — protein sequence MTGLIIVGGKVEIKDVKAFIGKLTAIGKECGVTVQAVNADLVAGRGHIEFASDKAVEAFREKRNLARDLGMEIMLYLRGRRQIEKALELGIREGTNNVAIIIVGDEPGCAEDKARAALDRVDEKVVDYDHRKDEALMRLYDITPAEVDIVGKERIPLLVRERSALLEFEK from the coding sequence ATGACGGGTCTCATCATCGTCGGCGGCAAAGTGGAAATTAAAGACGTTAAGGCTTTTATTGGTAAGCTGACGGCCATCGGCAAAGAGTGCGGCGTCACGGTACAGGCGGTCAACGCGGACCTGGTGGCCGGCCGGGGCCACATCGAGTTCGCCTCGGACAAGGCCGTGGAGGCGTTCCGGGAGAAGAGGAACCTGGCCCGGGACCTGGGCATGGAGATCATGCTGTACCTCAGGGGCCGCCGCCAGATCGAGAAGGCTCTGGAGCTGGGCATCCGCGAGGGCACGAATAACGTAGCTATTATTATCGTGGGCGACGAGCCGGGATGCGCCGAGGATAAGGCACGGGCCGCGCTGGACAGGGTGGACGAAAAAGTCGTCGACTACGACCACCGGAAGGACGAGGCGCTCATGCGCCTGTACGACATCACGCCGGCCGAAGTCGACATCGTGGGAAAAGAGCGTATTCCGCTTTTGGTCAGAGAGCGGTCCGCATTACTGGAGTTTGAAAAATAG
- the fdhD gene encoding formate dehydrogenase accessory sulfurtransferase FdhD, with product MDSPLVKEYDSVKVTRMGKEPAKDPVIVETTIDLLVNGTRLSSIVTTPEMHKELVMGYLVTEGAVRSRDDIQGIEQKGNKVDVKIKNFEHFDLWYELRSSGCIGINWEHRDEDLFLPVEQKFNINVILDSLKYLYSEVHDRTRGAHMACLVDASGRAGHIALDVGRHNAIDKVVGAATLAGDDITKMFMLSSGRQPAGMVMKAARARIPLVVSKAAPISSGIDGARRANLTLCCFADKDKLKAFSCPERIIV from the coding sequence ATGGACAGCCCTCTTGTAAAAGAATACGACTCCGTTAAAGTGACCAGGATGGGGAAGGAGCCCGCGAAGGACCCCGTTATCGTGGAGACGACGATCGACCTTTTAGTGAACGGGACCCGGCTGTCCTCCATCGTCACCACGCCCGAGATGCACAAGGAGCTCGTCATGGGATACCTCGTCACGGAGGGCGCTGTGCGCTCCCGGGACGATATCCAGGGTATCGAGCAGAAGGGCAACAAAGTGGACGTGAAGATTAAGAACTTCGAGCACTTCGACCTGTGGTACGAGCTCCGCTCCTCCGGGTGCATCGGCATCAACTGGGAACACCGGGACGAGGACCTGTTCCTGCCCGTGGAGCAGAAATTTAATATCAACGTCATCCTGGACAGCCTGAAGTACCTTTACTCGGAGGTTCACGACCGCACCAGGGGCGCCCACATGGCGTGCCTGGTGGACGCTTCGGGCCGGGCAGGGCACATCGCCCTGGACGTGGGCCGGCACAACGCCATCGATAAGGTTGTCGGGGCTGCGACGCTCGCCGGGGACGACATAACGAAGATGTTCATGCTGTCCTCGGGACGGCAGCCCGCGGGGATGGTCATGAAGGCCGCCCGGGCGAGAATACCGCTCGTCGTATCGAAGGCTGCGCCCATTAGCTCGGGCATCGACGGCGCCCGCAGGGCGAACCTGACGCTGTGCTGTTTCGCCGATAAGGATAAGCTAAAGGCGTTCTCGTGCCCGGAGCGTATCATCGTTTAA
- a CDS encoding Tfx family DNA-binding protein, whose product MGNKSFLTKRQVMVLRLRQSGLTQDEIARRIKTTRANVSLIEKRARENIDRSRETLKEWESIVSPVRIAIKKGTDVMKIPEIVFSEADKSGIHVKSNSLDLITRVKKEKGTIIGNRTLEDDMEIDITDTGEVSIL is encoded by the coding sequence ATGGGTAATAAATCATTCCTTACGAAGAGGCAGGTCATGGTGCTGAGGCTGAGGCAATCCGGCCTTACCCAGGACGAGATCGCCCGGCGTATCAAGACCACCAGGGCGAACGTCAGCCTCATCGAGAAGAGGGCCAGGGAGAACATCGATCGCTCCCGGGAGACCCTGAAGGAATGGGAAAGCATCGTCTCCCCCGTCCGGATCGCCATCAAGAAGGGGACCGACGTCATGAAGATACCCGAGATCGTGTTCTCCGAGGCGGACAAGTCGGGGATCCACGTGAAGTCGAATTCGCTCGACCTGATCACCCGCGTAAAAAAAGAGAAGGGCACCATTATCGGTAACAGGACGCTCGAGGACGACATGGAGATCGACATCACCGATACCGGCGAGGTGAGCATCCTCTGA
- a CDS encoding DUF1786 domain-containing protein: MPAPTQLYAAVVRRARKDIFCDGYTMGGGALSGALVRHAQKHRVVMTPDAARTVRDDLEQVKARGIEVGTEEDMKKPYLKLTLRDIDMASFKDAFARMSYPLPERPVVAVAVQDHGVAPRGVSDRQFRFEQFGKKIKKGATFKDFIFTKKTPKYSRVSAVIQSLKDEGYEDVLVMDTKMAGIFGGLYAEPLPAVAVDVGNGHTTAVSVSGDGTIAGIFETHTADLTHKKLALYIKKLADGTLTNGEIFDEGGHGAFVKETVEPKAVIATGPRRDMAMKMKMGAKPASPFDDVYMAGPVGMARAYLALHG, encoded by the coding sequence ATGCCGGCGCCCACGCAGCTCTATGCTGCCGTCGTGCGCAGGGCCCGGAAGGATATCTTTTGCGATGGCTACACCATGGGAGGGGGAGCCTTAAGCGGCGCCCTCGTGAGGCATGCGCAAAAGCACCGTGTGGTCATGACCCCCGATGCTGCCCGAACCGTCCGCGACGACCTGGAGCAGGTCAAAGCCAGGGGCATCGAGGTCGGCACAGAAGAGGACATGAAGAAGCCGTACCTGAAGCTTACTTTACGGGACATCGATATGGCTTCTTTTAAGGACGCGTTCGCAAGGATGAGCTACCCGTTACCGGAGAGGCCCGTGGTTGCGGTGGCCGTGCAGGACCACGGCGTGGCCCCGAGGGGAGTAAGCGACAGGCAGTTCCGGTTCGAGCAGTTCGGTAAAAAGATAAAAAAGGGAGCCACTTTCAAGGATTTTATTTTTACGAAAAAGACGCCGAAATATTCCCGGGTGAGCGCCGTAATCCAGAGCCTGAAGGACGAGGGATACGAGGACGTCCTGGTGATGGACACGAAGATGGCGGGCATATTCGGGGGCCTCTACGCGGAGCCCCTGCCCGCGGTCGCCGTCGACGTAGGCAACGGCCACACCACGGCCGTCTCTGTTTCAGGGGATGGCACCATAGCGGGCATATTCGAGACCCACACGGCCGACCTGACCCATAAAAAGCTGGCGCTGTACATAAAAAAGCTGGCCGACGGTACCCTGACCAACGGGGAGATCTTCGACGAGGGCGGCCACGGGGCGTTCGTGAAGGAGACCGTCGAGCCGAAGGCCGTCATAGCGACCGGCCCCCGGAGGGACATGGCGATGAAAATGAAGATGGGAGCGAAGCCGGCCTCTCCTTTTGACGACGTTTACATGGCGGGGCCCGTCGGGATGGCCCGTGCTTATCTTGCTCTCCATGGATAA
- a CDS encoding MFS transporter, with protein MAINWLKKDTIALMALSLVGFTASFTGHLISSNLGNYMGSYGSSMTVIGLVIGSLAIAEVLLKTPFGILSDRVGKLKLMLGGLALLVIVSLMFPMFQTPLLLFVIRFMQGIAIAAFSTTSTALVADLFTDRKGEAMGTYNSFKGAGYALGPILGGLVTQYFDFFDTFLLCAIAGAVVLVLCFVSVRESFTPPKKKQSVGLMLKESNKLDFFSCYFIGMSGMLAFYSIISFLPVYGTQNGIGAGVTGAILGVQAVVYVLAQYYSGKLADKYGSRVPIMTGSILLAAGVLMIALVPDPLVWGAAVILSGLGISALWVVSNSYLAYAAPSAIMGTVMGLSGTFKEVGDGGGPILIGLLGDWIGLKGAFLCILVFLAISFLMALTLDNMVGQQKKEVEPIKAK; from the coding sequence ATGGCGATAAACTGGTTAAAAAAGGACACTATCGCATTAATGGCCCTATCACTCGTAGGGTTCACGGCTTCATTTACCGGACACCTCATATCATCCAACCTGGGCAACTACATGGGCTCATACGGCTCGAGCATGACCGTCATCGGGCTGGTCATCGGGTCCCTGGCCATCGCCGAAGTCCTCCTGAAGACCCCGTTCGGCATCCTCTCGGACCGCGTAGGCAAGCTAAAGCTCATGCTCGGAGGCCTGGCGCTCCTCGTTATCGTCTCCCTCATGTTCCCCATGTTCCAGACCCCTCTCTTATTATTCGTCATCCGGTTCATGCAGGGCATCGCCATCGCCGCGTTCTCCACCACCTCGACGGCCCTGGTGGCCGACCTTTTCACGGACCGCAAGGGCGAGGCCATGGGCACGTACAACTCGTTCAAGGGCGCAGGCTACGCCCTCGGCCCGATCCTTGGCGGCCTGGTCACCCAGTACTTCGACTTCTTCGACACGTTCCTCCTCTGCGCCATAGCGGGCGCCGTAGTGCTCGTGCTCTGCTTTGTCTCTGTCCGGGAGAGCTTCACGCCCCCGAAAAAGAAGCAGTCAGTCGGCCTCATGCTCAAGGAGAGCAACAAGCTCGACTTCTTCAGTTGTTATTTCATCGGCATGAGTGGCATGCTGGCCTTCTACTCGATCATATCCTTCCTTCCCGTGTATGGCACGCAGAACGGCATCGGCGCCGGTGTGACGGGCGCCATACTGGGCGTGCAGGCAGTCGTATACGTGCTGGCCCAGTATTACTCCGGGAAGCTCGCCGATAAGTACGGCTCACGGGTGCCCATCATGACCGGCTCGATATTGCTGGCGGCGGGCGTGCTGATGATCGCGCTGGTGCCGGATCCCCTAGTCTGGGGAGCGGCCGTGATCCTGTCAGGTCTCGGCATATCGGCCCTGTGGGTGGTATCGAACTCATACCTGGCCTACGCCGCCCCATCGGCCATTATGGGCACGGTCATGGGCCTGTCGGGCACCTTTAAGGAGGTGGGCGACGGCGGAGGCCCTATACTAATAGGCCTCCTGGGCGACTGGATCGGCCTGAAGGGCGCCTTTTTGTGCATCCTCGTATTCCTGGCCATATCCTTCCTCATGGCCCTCACGCTGGACAACATGGTGGGACAGCAGAAGAAGGAAGTCGAGCCCATCAAGGCAAAATAA
- a CDS encoding carboxypeptidase regulatory-like domain-containing protein yields the protein MANKKLATIFIVVLITVMISMALISYARPVADIDIATQTDINLNVKVGLSSGGWAPGATVTLVYPDGTTFTGTTNNGGECHFSNVPAGPCTVTASLNGATASASITLTTGNNYLDLTLPVNPSVTPTATPTATPTATPTATPTATPTATPTATPTATPTATPTATPTATPTATPTATPTATPTATPTATPTATPTATPTATPTATPTATPTATPTATPTPTVTPEPTWNPTPTPSPVEQAGPSSVTIALPPQSDMSYIYENNILSWIVTGPISNPTITAYNLFVWGAGIFS from the coding sequence ATGGCAAATAAAAAGCTAGCCACCATCTTCATAGTTGTACTAATTACTGTAATGATCAGCATGGCGCTTATCTCCTACGCCAGACCCGTAGCGGATATCGACATCGCGACTCAAACCGATATTAACCTGAACGTAAAGGTCGGTCTCTCCAGCGGCGGGTGGGCGCCAGGCGCCACCGTGACGCTGGTATACCCGGACGGCACGACCTTTACCGGAACGACTAACAACGGCGGAGAGTGTCACTTCTCCAACGTCCCGGCGGGGCCGTGCACTGTAACGGCGAGCCTGAACGGGGCGACGGCCAGCGCGTCGATCACGCTGACGACCGGTAACAATTACCTGGATCTGACATTGCCCGTGAATCCGTCTGTAACGCCTACTGCGACGCCTACTGCGACGCCTACGGCAACTCCGACGGCTACACCTACGGCAACTCCGACGGCTACACCTACGGCAACTCCGACGGCTACACCTACGGCAACTCCGACGGCTACACCTACGGCAACTCCGACGGCTACACCTACTGCGACGCCCACAGCAACGCCAACTGCCACTCCGACGGCTACACCTACTGCGACGCCCACAGCAACGCCAACTGCCACTCCGACGGCTACACCTACGGCAACCCCAACAGCCACGCCTACGGCTACTCCAACACCCACGGTCACGCCCGAACCGACATGGAACCCGACCCCGACTCCTAGCCCTGTTGAACAGGCCGGACCTTCGTCAGTAACGATAGCTCTCCCGCCGCAAAGCGATATGAGCTATATCTACGAAAATAATATACTCAGCTGGATCGTCACCGGGCCGATCAGCAACCCGACGATAACGGCCTACAACCTATTCGTCTGGGGCGCCGGGATATTCTCATAG
- a CDS encoding YkgJ family cysteine cluster protein codes for MVGEPQQKHVSIEDLCTSCHPDRCCTRFLWVSTEDVERWKAEGRQDILAHIKARVVEGRQVHEVTSPGRSCYFLKDGWCSIHETKPIVCRNFLCLKALELKAINNW; via the coding sequence ATGGTAGGGGAGCCACAACAAAAACACGTATCCATCGAGGACCTCTGCACGAGCTGCCACCCGGACCGGTGCTGTACGCGCTTCCTCTGGGTCTCAACGGAGGACGTCGAACGATGGAAGGCAGAGGGGCGGCAGGATATCCTGGCGCACATCAAGGCCAGGGTCGTGGAAGGCAGGCAGGTACACGAGGTCACATCGCCAGGCAGGTCCTGTTACTTTTTAAAGGACGGCTGGTGCTCCATACACGAGACCAAGCCCATCGTATGCCGTAATTTTTTATGCCTTAAAGCGCTCGAGCTGAAAGCGATAAATAACTGGTAG
- a CDS encoding Calx-beta domain-containing protein, whose amino-acid sequence MLILVIATAPSISTIVQRSGQAEAMSPQAGPGVIFYEPFNSDTLPSGWSSGDGSWIVNGSGNQCGSGSYAFVSTHTINTAPPQPFNAPLESPTIDLSGVKTAVLEFNTDLKYDVKVGDLMAKVIVETGCGKHVVWCYNKESYNGKVSIDISDIVAGRDDVRLTFMFRAPPVKSSPYESWWQLDDVTIRTKDVGKLRFTSATYSVDEDKGPAIVTVERGDGSYGTLSVSYGTKDGTAVAGRNYERTSGTLTFGDGETSKTITIGILDDGLNSIHKDFTISLTNPSVCGSLGSPSTATVTVINTDPVPVVQFSAASYTAGESDGNATITVSKVNDADGPISVFYTTSDGTAVQGLDYLPASGTLVFGQGEFSKTFKVPLVDNGLYEPDETVSLALSDPKGGASIGARGTSVLTIKDDDPATAIQFSSSAYSVDEDGGNATITVTRTNDAASPVSVNYATRDGTASAGSDYIAAIGALTFSPGEFTKSFKVPILEDSLYEPDETVNLTLSAPTGGAIIGTPGSAVLTINDNDPAPVVYFSSSTYGVDEDGGVVAITVSRANDAEGQVSVDYATSDGTATQGKDYTAASGTLTFSKGEFSKSFEVRILDDGLYEPDETVNLALSNAAGGAGIGTPGSAVLTIRDDRGNDLAPVIQFSMSEYFVSEDGHIATITATRVNDAQNPITVSYTTKPGTAIPDEDYFETSGTLTFSQGEMSKTFDVTILNDADAEPTESVDLELSAPTGGAVLGEQKTAVLNILDNDQNDQQSFTIQLKKGWNLISFPLVNDSVWASQFTGTAISTVLSYDRVSGNFTSYLVGISPPSYDINLRTDSGYFLYCEEDTFIVIYGSLPDHRSIDIFPGWNLIGWSSLSTSNAKTVCGKMDGSQTIDHYINPVDNYESYIEGISPDEYSFDMIPGEGYFIYSESENIVKYTF is encoded by the coding sequence GAGTCCCCCACGATCGACCTGTCGGGCGTGAAGACGGCGGTGCTCGAGTTCAACACCGATCTTAAGTATGACGTGAAGGTCGGCGACCTGATGGCCAAGGTCATCGTCGAGACCGGCTGCGGAAAACACGTCGTCTGGTGCTATAACAAAGAAAGTTATAACGGGAAGGTCTCGATCGACATCTCGGACATCGTGGCGGGCAGGGATGACGTCAGGCTGACCTTCATGTTCCGCGCACCGCCAGTCAAGTCGTCCCCGTACGAATCCTGGTGGCAGCTGGACGACGTGACCATCCGGACGAAGGACGTGGGTAAGCTTCGGTTCACGTCCGCGACCTACTCGGTCGACGAGGATAAAGGCCCTGCTATTGTCACGGTGGAGCGCGGCGATGGGAGCTACGGTACATTGAGCGTTTCCTATGGCACGAAAGATGGAACAGCGGTCGCCGGCCGGAACTATGAGCGTACAAGCGGCACCCTCACTTTCGGCGACGGTGAAACGAGTAAAACGATCACCATCGGGATCTTGGATGACGGCCTCAACTCCATCCATAAGGACTTTACGATCTCTCTTACCAACCCCTCCGTATGTGGCTCCCTCGGCAGCCCGAGCACCGCCACAGTCACGGTCATCAACACGGACCCCGTGCCCGTCGTCCAGTTCAGCGCGGCCTCTTACACGGCCGGCGAGAGCGATGGTAATGCGACTATCACCGTGTCCAAGGTAAACGATGCGGACGGGCCCATTTCGGTATTCTATACCACAAGCGATGGTACCGCTGTGCAGGGGCTGGACTATCTTCCTGCGAGCGGTACATTGGTATTCGGTCAGGGTGAGTTCAGCAAGACATTCAAGGTGCCCCTCGTCGATAACGGCCTCTATGAACCTGACGAGACGGTCAGCCTGGCCTTGAGCGACCCGAAGGGCGGCGCGAGCATCGGCGCCCGGGGCACCTCGGTGCTGACAATCAAGGACGATGACCCCGCGACAGCAATTCAGTTCAGCTCCTCAGCGTACTCAGTCGATGAGGACGGCGGCAATGCCACGATCACGGTCACCCGGACCAACGACGCAGCGAGCCCCGTCAGTGTAAATTATGCGACCCGCGACGGCACGGCCAGTGCCGGCAGCGATTATATTGCGGCCATTGGCGCCCTCACCTTCAGCCCCGGCGAGTTCACTAAGAGCTTTAAGGTGCCAATCCTTGAAGATAGCCTGTATGAGCCCGACGAGACGGTGAACCTCACATTGAGCGCCCCCACTGGCGGCGCAATTATTGGCACACCGGGTAGCGCCGTGCTCACGATAAACGATAACGATCCCGCACCTGTCGTCTACTTCAGCTCCTCCACGTATGGCGTGGACGAGGACGGCGGCGTTGTGGCCATCACCGTGTCCAGGGCAAACGATGCGGAAGGCCAGGTATCGGTCGATTATGCCACGAGCGATGGTACTGCCACGCAGGGGAAAGATTACACGGCCGCCAGCGGCACGCTGACCTTCAGCAAAGGCGAGTTCAGTAAGAGCTTTGAAGTGCGTATCCTCGACGACGGCCTCTATGAGCCCGACGAGACGGTCAACCTGGCCTTGAGTAATGCGGCCGGCGGCGCGGGCATCGGCACCCCGGGCAGCGCAGTGCTGACGATCCGCGATGACCGCGGCAACGACCTAGCGCCCGTTATCCAGTTCAGCATGAGCGAGTATTTCGTGAGCGAGGATGGCCATATCGCGACAATCACGGCGACCAGGGTCAACGATGCCCAGAACCCCATTACCGTAAGCTATACGACAAAGCCGGGCACCGCCATCCCCGATGAGGACTACTTCGAGACGAGCGGCACCTTGACATTTAGCCAGGGCGAGATGAGTAAAACCTTCGATGTGACTATCCTCAACGATGCCGATGCCGAGCCGACCGAGTCCGTCGACCTTGAGTTGAGCGCTCCGACGGGCGGGGCAGTGCTCGGAGAGCAAAAGACCGCCGTGTTGAATATATTAGATAATGACCAGAATGACCAACAATCATTTACTATCCAATTAAAGAAGGGATGGAACCTCATATCATTCCCGCTCGTAAATGATTCTGTTTGGGCGAGCCAGTTTACTGGTACTGCAATATCAACAGTATTATCATATGATCGTGTCAGCGGCAATTTTACCTCATATCTCGTTGGGATTAGTCCCCCGTCGTACGATATAAATCTGAGGACAGATAGCGGATATTTCCTATACTGTGAAGAGGACACTTTTATTGTAATCTATGGTTCCTTACCGGACCATCGGTCCATTGATATATTTCCAGGCTGGAATCTGATCGGCTGGAGTAGTTTAAGTACGTCTAATGCGAAAACCGTATGTGGTAAGATGGATGGCAGTCAGACTATTGATCATTATATAAACCCAGTCGATAACTACGAAAGCTATATAGAAGGAATAAGTCCAGATGAATATAGTTTCGATATGATACCCGGAGAGGGGTACTTCATTTATTCGGAATCTGAAAACATAGTAAAATATACATTCTAA